The Fibrobacter sp. sequence TGCGCCGTATACCCTTGCGTACGGATTCCGGCCTCCACGCGCTGTCAAAATGGTGGATGCAGAAGGTGTCTTTGTCTGTGCGAATCTTCCCGTCGATGAAGCTCTTGGGTGAAAAAGCGCTTTCGGGCAGAATTTCGATTCCGGTGAATGGAGCGAAGGCCTCGCGCAAAATATTCGGGAGTACCATCTGGTCGACGCATCCTTCCGAATAGGAGAACTCGTGCGTTTCGTAATATTCAAGCGCTGCCTTTATGGGCGCGCATCCCGCCTCGCATCCCATCGCGGCTGCTTCTATGCGTTTGGAGCCGTTCTCGTACCCGAATGCGTTCGGGCGGCTCAGTAGCGTATCGAACGGGCGGAGCACCTCCACGTCGGTGTCGAGGTAGAACCCGCCTTCCGTGTAGAGCGCATGCAACCGCACCGCGTCGGCGGCAAAAGCCCAGCGTTTTTGCGCAATCGATTCCTTTACCCAGGGGATTCCCGTTGCGAGCGCTTTTTCTGCATCCCAGTGCACGAACTCGAAATCGGGCAGGTACTTGTGCCAGGAATCAATACAACGTCGTATGCTGTCGGGGTAGGGCTCGCCGGAAAACCAACAGAAGTGAATCTTCTTCGGGATCATCCGAACCTCCGGAGCGCCCAGCCGAGCGCCTGCATCCCTGCGAGGGAAATCACGGCCGCCACCTTGTTGCGCAACCGTGTCTGCGGTGCGAATGCTGCCCGCCGTGTCGCGAGAATGTCGTTCCATGCGCGGTCGCGGTAATCCGCAAATTCTTCCGTGTTGGGGGTGCGCTTCAGTATGCTGCATCCCGCGCTGAACAGGTTGCTTGCGGCCGCCTGCTCGATTTCTTTTCCCTTGCCCTTGACCAGGTCGCATACCGATTCCGCAATGTCCAGAAGCTCGGCCTTCTTGCGGTCGTAGGCGGTCGCGAGAATGCTTGTGCTGCGCTTGCGGTACAGGTAGAGCGGCGCGGACACGAAGGCGATGCGGTTTGCTTCCAGGAACACTTGCGGTATGGTCGCTACATCCTCGAAGTATATGCCGGCCGGGAACCGGCGGTGTTTCCAGAACTGGGCCGCGTAAATCTTGTTCCATGCGGAATAGTCGGGCATGTCGTTTTGGAAGAGCGCGTTCGTGAGAGCCTTGATGGGGCTGAAGGCTACGGGTATCCTGCTGCTTTCGTTTGCGGGCGCTTCGTTGGCCGTACCCGCGCTTGATTGCGGGCCGAAACCGTCCCAGAAAAAGCGCTTTCCGCTACAGGCGATGTCTGCGCCTGTCGTTATCACCGCGTCTAGCAGTGTCTGCAAAAAATCGGGAGCGAGCTTGTCGTCGCTGTCCACGAAGGTAAGCCACTGCCCGCGGGCGACATCGATGCCTGCGTTCCGCGCTTCGGAAAGTCCTTGGTTCTCTTGGCTTACGATGCGTATGCGCGAATCCTTGTCGGCGAATTCCTTCAGGATAGAGGCGCTTGCGTCTGTCGACCCGTCATCTACCGCGATAACTTCGAAGTCGCCGAAACTCTGGCCGAGTACGCTCAAAAGGCAATCGGAAAGGTACGGCTCCGTGTTGTAGACCGGGATGATGACGCTTACAACAGGCATATGGACCTTAGGCCTTGCCGGCGATCTCCATCCAGCCGACTTGCACGAATGCTCCGGCGCGGACCAGATCTGCCTGCTCCTTCTCGTAGGCCTTCAGGAGCGTGTTGTAATCGCGCGAGTCGCGGATTACCTTGGCTTCGTGGTGAATTTTCTTGTAGAGCATGTCCTGCTTCCACTGCGCGATATCGGCGAGGCCTTTGCAACTCTGGTCCAGTGCTTCGAGGTAGGCGGGAACGGCGTCCAGGAACGTCTTCTCGAAAGGCTTGGCCTTGCTTTTTGCCTGCAATACGAGATTCTGCTGCGATATGATGTTCTTGCGGATTTCGCCCATCAGTCGCACGATGCGCTCGAAGTCCACCTGCGGCCATATGCGGTTGAACGGCCACATCTTCTTCCAGTGGAACTTGAAGATGGATTCGTGCGCAGCGTTCTTTGCCCTCAGGAATTCCTTGAGGTTTTCAAAAATAATTTGCGACGGCAGCTTAGTTTCTTCGTTATTTTCGCTCATATAAGCCTTAATATACCAAATATCAACAAAAAATTGCTTGCATTTTTCTAATTATTGATTAAATTCTAGATAAAACCATTCTCGATGAAGGAATTTATATGAAAACGAAAAAATTCAAGATTTTGGCCATTGTCGATGCAGTGCTCATCGTGGCTCTTGTCGTCTTGATGTTCGCGCTCAAGGGTCAGTACAACGACCAGGCGCAGTCATCCGTCAAGGAGCAGGTCGGTGCCTACAAGGCTACCGTGAACGCAGCTCTGCAGGACCAGTGGAAGTCCATGGACCAGTACGGCATGGCGTGGAAGCTCGTCTACGCGACCATCACTGGTGCGAAGACGGAAGCTGCTTTCAATGCCGCTGTTCAGAATATTTTTGAAGACAAGGAAGCTCGCTTCAAGCAGGTCTCGTACATGTACACTGCGGCAAGCATTCCGGCCCAGGTGCAGAACGATATCGCTGCGGTCGGCCTTGCCGAACAGTTCCTCCTCAAGGATGAAGGCGGCGTGAAGGAAGTTGCCTGCGGTAAGAACTGCGTGGCGAAGTTCACCTTCGTGAAGGGCAAGCTCAAGTCGAGCGACTACAAGGCCCTCGTTGAATACAAGTTTGCAGACAACTTTGGCATCGAAGCCCCTGCGGCGTTCAAGTTCGAATAAGGAGATGTGAAAATGAATATCAAGAATATATCTATCGTCCTGACCGTTCTCCTTGTTTTCATTGCTGCGATGGTCCTCATGCAGAAGGGCAACTATGTTGACCAGGCTACGGAACATTACAACAAGACGACTGAAGCCTCTTTCAAGGGTGGCAAGAAGATTCTCGAGTACGTGAACAACTCCGTCGACGTGAACAAGCTCGTGTGGGCGATGGCCTGCGAGGCAATCCAGACGGTGAAAACTTCCCAGGATATGGCGAAGCTTGAATCCAAGTACTTCCCGACAACGAAGGGTTCCAACAGCATCGCTAACAAGACCCGCCGTTTCGAAGCCACGAGCGCCTACTTCATCGTCTCCAACTTCGATAAGGTCGATGTCGACAAGAAGACAGACCTCAAGACCCTTTCGGGCCTCAAGTCTATCGACGTCAACGCCTTGATGGGCGAAGCTACTGTCGCTCAGGAAGAGCCTGAAGGCGAAGAAGAGGAAGAACTCGAAGAATAAT is a genomic window containing:
- a CDS encoding glycosyltransferase family 32 protein yields the protein MIPKKIHFCWFSGEPYPDSIRRCIDSWHKYLPDFEFVHWDAEKALATGIPWVKESIAQKRWAFAADAVRLHALYTEGGFYLDTDVEVLRPFDTLLSRPNAFGYENGSKRIEAAAMGCEAGCAPIKAALEYYETHEFSYSEGCVDQMVLPNILREAFAPFTGIEILPESAFSPKSFIDGKIRTDKDTFCIHHFDSAWRPESVRKGIRRRQWLFAKFPRPLAKVLAVPLSLWTNLTTLGVAGTIKKIFK
- a CDS encoding glycosyltransferase: MPVVSVIIPVYNTEPYLSDCLLSVLGQSFGDFEVIAVDDGSTDASASILKEFADKDSRIRIVSQENQGLSEARNAGIDVARGQWLTFVDSDDKLAPDFLQTLLDAVITTGADIACSGKRFFWDGFGPQSSAGTANEAPANESSRIPVAFSPIKALTNALFQNDMPDYSAWNKIYAAQFWKHRRFPAGIYFEDVATIPQVFLEANRIAFVSAPLYLYRKRSTSILATAYDRKKAELLDIAESVCDLVKGKGKEIEQAAASNLFSAGCSILKRTPNTEEFADYRDRAWNDILATRRAAFAPQTRLRNKVAAVISLAGMQALGWALRRFG